The Pungitius pungitius chromosome 4, fPunPun2.1, whole genome shotgun sequence nucleotide sequence ggggggggcgtgctTGTACGTCCCTCGTGGGTTGTATTACTGTAGAAGGAATTGGCAGGACTCCCGGGGACAAGTAACAAAGAAAGCACCGGGGTCAGAACTGCATCCAGAGCTTTCCCTGGCAGCAACATGCTCATGTCATGATTAAAGGAACCAAGGCGGGCCAGAACAATGGGGCCCGTTAGCCAATTGGAGCAGGGCCACAAATGCAGtgccctcccccttccccccccccccggcctgcaCCATGACCTGCTGCTGCCTGGTTTAAGCAGTGATTTACACCTGGCAGGCCGGCCTGAGTGTGCTTAACCAGGTGCTGGAGCAGGAACACCGACATCCCTGAAACCTCAGGAAACTACAGCCACAAGCGGtaggaaaactttttttttggcggggggggggggtataacgACCGATCGATTTCTTGGAGTCACTATTTTGAAGGGCTCATAAAACCAATGGActcacataaaacacaaaaaaaggaatggtCAAAATACTTTGAGCCTCAACTTCccctacatttcccataatgcaactagATAGCTTCtttgaggccccccccctctagATTCTGGCGAGCCGCCGCGTTGAGGCAATCAAAAGTGCAACATTTCTTCGACTTCTTCTCTACCTCCTTTCAAAAATTGGTTTgcttttcagtttgtttttagAAGCTTTATTTCCACCTCCTGGAGAAACAGAATAAGCAACAAGTGGTGAGAAGTGCAACTGCCGACCAGTTAAACAGCAACATATATACTATACAATAATACAGAACTTCTGAATGAATCATTTAATTAACAAATGtccatacacccccccccccaggccaggTGCTCCTGCCGTGCTGCCGTCCAGATGATGACGAGGGACCAACGGCACCACATGAATCTTTCCATAAGCTCTGGAAGACCAACCCCGACATGAAAATCACTGCcgaggttttgtttttccactgaATTTCCCACTGAATAAATACATACGATATAAAAATCACAGCTGtataaacactcaaaaaaaaaacaagacaacacaGTGATTTGGAGAATCCCGCCAGCAGACACATTTCCTCCTTCCTGGTATTCAGGCACATTTACTCGTCTGAAATCAAAACCGTGTGTGTGAAGACCTACAACAGCGACTGTGGAGCTTCTTTGTTCccctcaccctcacacacacacacacacacacacacacacacacacacacacacacacacacacacacacacacacacacacacacagttatgaaGGCTTTCTCAACCCGCCGGTTGCCTCACATACCCCCGCCAGTGCCAAACCTAAGAAAATGCGAGTCCAGTGTAAATAAGGCAGAGGCTGCACCTCTCCAGTTTTCCCCtcctggtggtggagggggctCCGTCAGCGGGGAGAGGACGGTGAGCCTGCGGTGCGCCCACAGCAAAGgcagcggggaggggagggccaGGGACTACGTGCGTGTTTGCCGAGGCCTCCCGTGCAATGTGCTTAACACGGCGCTCCAGCAGTGACGCGACGCTTCATCACGCCACAGTCTACATTTGATTGGGTTTGTTTCGAACGGTTTTCACAGTTTCCCCTTGGCCggataactgtttttttttccagttgttgcattgtattttttttttctcgccacAATAAATGCAACAGCCTCTGTGTTGACTCGTTTTACCATGACAGTGTGGCATTGTCACACAAGCTGTCGGGCATTTACATATCAATGGCGTGTGGGGAGGAGGGATTGGAGCTCTGAGCTGGGTAAGGAGCAGGGAGCCAGCGTTCACATTTACCAGCGTGCAAACCCAAAAATCAAGAGCTACTTTCAGCATTTTAACCTGCAAACTTTGTTCCTTCGAAAAGTACAAACACAAGTTCACAACCTGCCAGATGATCACCTTGCCAGTAACAGCCCCAAACATTGACCGCATGGGGCTGGCAGCTGTGACGTCCCACCCGGACAGCGGTGGTGAAGAGGGGGAAAGGGAGGCGTGATGAAGGTGTAGTTTGGCCCCGACAGAAACCTGGTCAGGTGAAGGCAGTGTGACGCTCCGCTCGGGCTCCGAGCCCAGATTCCCCCGGTGGCCGTGCAGATCACTGCAGACAGCAAGCTGAGAAAACAGACGACCGATGTGTGTTAGGGTTCCCTCTTTATTTTAAGGTCACTGCACTTTGTCAATTCTAAATGTACTACCATGCTATGAATGAGCCAGCTAAGACGACTCTGTGGGTCAGTAATCACATCCGTTGTTCACAAAAACTACAACGTAGACTGTATAAAAGGGAGGTTTGTCGCCATGACATCACTTGACTACTGTTTTGGAGCCTTTTAACTGtcaccatctttttttcttgcaacCAGAAGAGACAGGAGAAGGTGGTTTgagatgtttactgagggaataacgCTGCTGtgggccccctggtggccattaGAAAGAATGCAGGTTCAAGTCACCAGTGTCAGTTTCCCTTTCCATATCAGGAAAATGAAGGTTCTAGTGTTCGGCAACACTCACGAAAAAACAAATCCTGGCCACACCCGCTTCTGGATCTTAGCCGTACTCTTCCCTGATTCGTCACACCGTGTATGTCACCTTCCTTCTGTCTACACTGTCACGCGGATGGCCGGTGAATGTTAATGGCCATGTGATATACGTTTGCGAGGCTTGTTGCGTGGATCAGTCAAGTGAATGTagccagacagacagacttgTTCGTTGCTATAgacgctctcttttttttttattcatataattCCCCGGGAATTCCATGCTGAGGACAGGATATTGTCAGGGCTTTAGGTATCCACTATCCATGGAAGGAGCTGAGCCCAGAAAACATTGAGTATTaagctgtgtgcatgtgttacaGTGGGAAGTTCAAGTATATTAAAAAgatatttttgctttttatacAGTCCAGTATCTTTTTGGCATGTGTATGACATGCAATAAGCATTTCAATCTGATGCTTACTGATTGAACAGGGATTCTTGTTGGTGTTTAAGTTTAAGTGGATGTGAGTGCCGTTTGCGTTTAGGATAAAGTAACTCTCGTCAGCACTTTCACTAGGCGCCATTTTACAAGGGGGGAGAGGACAGGAGAAGCCCAGGGCGGCTCTGACTGGAAATCAAAGAGCCAAACAgtcctggggagggagggagggaggtgggggggctggcACAGCAAGAGAATGGCTCATATTTTACAAGTGAAAGGACATTTCATTGCACCTTTAGGGCGACCATTCCTCACTTGACCGCCCCCGACCACCACCATCTTTCCCGTACCAAGCCTCCGCACAGCGGGGCTACAGCCAGCGTCTCAGTAACAACTGGACGTGCAGGCAGGGGAACTCACAGCCTCGGACGGAGTCCGCCAGATGATCTCGGTCCAGTGACGCGTCCCTCTGCGTCTCCTGCATCTGATGAATGAACACACGCTTTGGCATCACAGATATTGTGAGCatagtgtgtttttcttcattgaACATTATCAGCAATGTTAAGTGATGATTTCAGAATAtccaaaaaaaagtctaaatcgTGCCCCTAAAATGATTTTGGAAATCAAACACATTGCGGCGAGGAGCGCATGTTTACCTTGATGTGCTTTTTGAGGTATTCAGCTCTGGTCATGAGGCTCTGAATCTGGAGAGACATGAAATGATGGTAAAGGCAATTGCCACTTCCCGTGCAACGTCACATGTCCCGACACACTCTGTCCTTTGGTGGGAGTGCGTccacctgtgtgcgtgtgtgtgcgtgtatatcGGAGCAGGAGGGTAACCTTAAATAACTTCTGTTGTAATCTGGCACTACCTCACTCTAAAAGGTAAGTAAAACACTGCAATGCAAGTACTCACTCATGCTCTCATATGTATACGTTACAATGTGGTTTTTTGACGCTCCGTCACGTTGTTCTGGAAAGAAATATTGTAACTATCGGACTATCGGACGAGTTGTCATAATGTAGAGAACCCCCCGGACCTTCGTAAAATTAGCGTTTTATCAAATTTTCTGATTTGGAAGAATTCCAAAGAAATTTAAGAGACACTTACGGACTCCGCTGTCCTttgcacgtgtttgtgtgttagcatgctaacaggctaAAGTGAGATGGTGAGCACAGTGAAGCATTACGCTGCAGGTATTCTTTGTGTACATTGTCCCGCATAGTTTAATTAAGACTAATAATTATAATTTGCTCTCAGGGCCTCTGTGTAAAGTATAAAAAGTATGATTCtctacatatataatatataaatgcatatacagtatattacaaTTACCAAATGTTTCTGCAGAGCTGAGCTTGTACACTACAAACTGTAGTGTTGTGCAGAACTTTCCAGATGCATTGAGACATAAATGTTATGTCACAAAACAGATGGAAGCGATCAGCTCTGCTGATGTGCTGCTCGCCCCGTTATGTTTGGAAAACATGTCATATGGCACACATGTGTGATCGTGGTCATCACGTGCTTGATGGGGCTCTTTACTGTAGTATTCCATCCACGGCTAACCATGAGGGCTCTTGGCTGcacctcatatatatatatatatatatatatatataaataaaataaacgttATATCATCACTATGTCGCAGAACAAAGCCAGTCCTCTTGGGTGTCATAATCACTGGAGACCTAAAACTGATGGCTTCCATTATGTCCCTTTAATATGTTAATAATATACCTATCTATATCTGTTTTATTGAATTACAGCTTTGTAAGGCTAAGGTATATAcgaacgaacacacacacgaacacacactcacattttcCATTGAGTGCCCCTCCCTTGCTGGCCTGATGCTGTGTTAGATAATTGGAGACACATCTGCATTTACTTAATACAAGCCCCCATATAACTTGAGATTAATTCAAAGCCCCTTCACCCTTCTGCGGGTTGCTTGGTAAGATTCTGGTTTCTGTTGTTGGCTGCACAAAACAAAACTGTTAAGGAGCTTTAATGGCAGTCAGCCACAAGCCCTTTGCATGTGTTCTTTTGTCCTTACTGGACCATCAAACTTTAGCGTTTGTTCAGTTTTGTTGGGTGTGGTGTCCAAAAGAGTAGTCTGCAGGAAAAGGTCTTATGAAGTGAAAGAAGGACCAGGAAAAGTGCGTTAATTCCCTGGTGACTCGCTAACATCAGCTCCATTGttgtgtataataataataaatgaagcagctgcagctggggcCAAAAACAACGAAAATGAGATTCGCGACCAGAACAGTTGTcgtaaaaaaataaccaatgagCTTAAGGCATTATAAACCTCTGTAGACACGACGCGATAATTGTCTCCACGTACGactcttctcacacacacggcCATGCCATCCATCGGGAATATAAAACAAATTCATCAGTGTGGAcagtgggggggtgtgtgtgtgtgtgtgtgtgtgtgtgtgtgtgtgtgtgcgtgcgcgtctCAGCCATGTAGATGACTGATATGGCCGTTACCACAAAACATATGCACATGTGACACTCACCTCGCTGTGCAGCAGCTCCTTCCTGCGGCCCTGAGGCTCAGctggagaagaaacaaacagggatggatgaggagaggaagagaggagaggggccGCCACCGAATCACGTAGAGGTCAACTGCTAGATTGGATTTCGCTTGTGTAGAGGCGGGGACTCAGGGGTGCGTTTTAATGTAGGCCACTGTCGGCCCCGTGGTaaagggggtgggtgggggggggggtgttaggggCAAGAGAGAGGGGAGCAGAACTCCCTAGTGACGAGGCATGTCTGAAAGCTGTGCGACAAAGAGCtcttataaaaacaaaaagccaatgTTTTTACAACGAGGCTcctgggtggtggtggggggggtctgctgcTTGGGACGTAATGGGATTAGTTGGGCCGGTATATTGCCAATCCACTGACAAGATGAGGTTGCAGCGTCCCGAGTCTCTCACTGCAAGTCATAAAGTTCCTTTGGGAATGTGACACCCGTCCACAGTTTTCCCTCCGTATTTGTTTCCAGCGTgtgataaagagagagaaatgaaatgtgatgtCTGCACTGAATGGGAAGCAGATGGCTCGGCTTTCGTACCACACACGGGGTGCTGGCACCGGGTCTCATTTCGGCTCAAAGCCACATCTGGATCCCTCTATCCCACCTCTCCCATTAGGCCCATCTTTCAGATGAGCTCACGAGCCTAATGGGGTCCCGGCCACGGAGTCTTCTCTGGAGCCTCTGTCTGTCGCAGATTAAGTGTCCCTCGTCTCTCTCCTTTCACTTTGTCTTTTATAAAGTATAAATCACGTCAAAGTCCATTTCCATCCCCTTTTATTATATTCCAGGCTGCTAAGTGCTCTGTGTTTCTAATTAAGTAGCTTTACACTCGCTCTCAGAGTTCAAATCGTCTCTCTTTTACAGCCGGTGTCATTTTCTCTGTCCAGGCATACCTTGACTTGTCTAATTTTAAGGCCGCACACTAAATCCTAAACTAATTCCCCTCATCCGCTATCAAGTCTGCTTCTATGATAACAAATGCGTGCAACACAGATGGCCACAGAAGACGTATGAGACAAGTACTCAAACCCTGTCTCTGGAGCTAACGGCAGTTAAGAACTTAAGTAATTGGCCAAAAACATCTGGTTTAGGAGAGGAAGGCGGTTCGTCTACCTGCTAGCGCCAACAGCAGTTCTCCTAAACACTGCTGGTACACATCCAGGGCCTCGAGGTCATCTCCTCCGCTCTCCTCCTGTAAAAGAGCATCCAAGGTTCCACTATTTCAGTCTGCTAGCGCTGCACAATGAGTCTATCATTAGTGTTCacataaaccaaaaaataacaaaggcaCAAATAGATGTTTTTGGTTCATTGCAGATTTGGAAAGCTATCTCAGAGTTTAGaccctggtgtgttttttttcttcttctgttgcatTACTTCTGCTTCACCCAgcctttgtgtgtctctttataGCAGTGctctgccaaccccccccccccccccccttctctaacCTTAGCGATGGCAGCGGAGGCCACCTccagagcagccagcagccGGGGTTGGTCTGGAGACATTTCTGAAGTGGAGAGATAAACAGGAAATACTCCTTTGAGTCCTACTGTACATGGAACTATGCTGCTAGAAAAGGACATGGCCCACTGTGATCCGCATGCCTCTGCAGAACGCTCAGGCTGAGACGGACTCTTCACCTCGGAGGACGTCCCTGGCGGTGCGGGTCTCCTCAAAGCTCAGCCTGTTGTCCGAGGCCACCAGGGCCTTCAGCTCCTCGGCTCGGGACACATACTGCCGGACCTGCGGGAAGTCCTCTCACAACTTTATCACGTACCCCCCAACGCTCGCCATGTGCTCTCCAGCCACACCGTACGGTATTCAGAGAAGGCAATTAATTCCATATGAAAGCCCACCCTGAGTGTGgggaagaaagaaggagaaaaaaaagggccaatTGAAAATAGAGCGGAATGCAGTCCTACCGTCTGCCTGAGGGCGGCTTGACGCTGTCGGTCCACCTCATCTGTGTgtgcggtggggggggagacaatTGAGAGTTGTTTGGTTTTCACATTTAGCCCAGTTTGTCACGGTGGATCAAAAGTGCAGCTGTTGCTGCGCTTACAGTGGATGGCGGGGACAAAGTGCTCAAGGGCACTGCAGTAAAAGGAAAGTGCGGCGGACCACTGCCCCTCTTGGTCCTTCTGGACGGCCTGCGTCACCAGCTCTttctgaagaagaaagaagaggaagacaacCCACTGGTGTCAGCAGATGCAGGAACAGGAAACTTCCTATCGTGAACGCATGCAGGGTCACACGTGGAAATacacatgctctctctctctctcactcactcactcactcactcactcactcaccgcTTTCACCAGGCTATCGCTGCTCGGCATGTGCTCCATGTCCACGAAAGGGTGGGCGAAGAACTCGGCGAAGGTGATCCGGGCATCTGGGTTCCTctccagcagccgcagcagaaGGTCTCTGCAGTCCTTGGATACCCCGACCCCAGGAGGGAGCTGAGGCACAAAACATGACCTTATTACGCTGCACGCCATCCACAGGACAatcccaaaggggggggggggggggcgtcactgCCAAAGACCTTTTATAGTCTCGTGTCCCCTGCTAATGGGCCATGTGCTAATGCCCTTCCTTTAGCTCAAAGTGTGATACTAGAACTCCAGTGTCCTGAAAGCCCTCCATCATCAAAAGCTGTCCGTCACTGTCGAGAAATCGAGGCAATGTGTTTACTTTAGAGGACAAGAGCTGTATATTTGTTCACCATTACTCATGTTCTCTACAAATAGGATCAGCTGAAGACGTACAAAGGACTCCACATTAAAATGCTGCCATGCATACAATGACTTTACACTCCCCAATCAGGCAACGATAATCTACCCTAGACAGTCACAAAAGTATTTGTTCCcccatttatatttaaaaaaggatttCCTACTGTCTCAGACAAGCTGTTCactaataaataactaaataactaaCTCGTGGCTCAGAATCTGACCTCGACAGGTTGGTTACTCCGGATCTTCTCCTCCAATTCGGCATACGACCGTGATGCAAAAGGTGCTCGCCCAAACAGCGCCTCTATAAGAACACACACGTGGTTAAGAAGATTACTCCTAAAAGATCATCTCAAAACCATTACACCCACTGTTTAAGCAATAACTGTATTTATACAGCAATTTTTAAAGAAGTTAAAAAGTGCTACGACCAAGGcgttaaaaacaacagaaagatCAAAAGTGAGGCCCAACAAATTCTGATTAAGGTCGAATGTAaaccacaataaaacaaattacTATAACAAactaataaattaaataaatcaagtctaattgaaaaagaaaattccaTATATTTTAGGGCCTGACTGTAATCTTTAAATCGATTGTAACAAACAGGGACAAAACTTGCGTGTCAGGCACATGTCAAAGGTCTCCTAGTGTGCTATTATACTACATCTGTACTATTACTGTACCACAGAAACACAGGGAAGTAAAACGTGCTGCCATTTTATGATTAAATGACCATTTTGTTTTGCGACTTGACTCTTTCCAGCCTACAGGGCTTTTCAACTGACTGACCTCATAAAgtctttaaaaggaaaagtggtGTTACAAATTATTGGGGCAAGGCGCTACGCAGGACTGCCGCATGCAGCATTCCAAACGAATGATCCCAAAGTACTCACCATAGAGAATGACCCCAACTGACCAGAGGTCCACCCTGGAGTCGTACTGCCGCCGGCACACCATCTCGGGAGCCATGTAAAGAGGGGACCCCCTCAGGACACTCTGCTCATCCCATGGTGACATGTACCGGGCAAAACCAAAATCTGGGAGCCAATGTGAGGGGCATCGGTGGGTGTGAGCTCGCAGTTAACcgcaaataaaatatgtgttcaCTCCATGAGACGTGAGATCACCTGCTAGTTTCAGGACAGAGCCGCTGAGCACAATGTTCTGAGGTTTCAAGTCCAGGTGTGAGATGTTTCGCTCATGAAGAAACTGGAGGGCGCAGGCTGTGTgtgcagagacaaacacacataaatacacagtGGTACTCAACTCTGACCACTTCAGGCACTCCTACAATAACTGGTTAGTAAAGACATGGAAACAAGGCTTATGTGgggatgttgtaaaaaaaagtatgactCACCAATCTGTTGCAGGAAGCGCCGCGCCACCCTCTCAGGTAAGATCCTACGGCTGCGTATGAAGCAGGAAAGATCTCCACCTGAGCACCACTCCATGATCAGATAAATATTCTCGGCATCCCACTGATGAAAGACAACACGTGTACATTTTGGTCAGAAATTTGTAACCATCTCTACAGGGAGGCATGTCATGGCCGTCGTAAATTAACATGAAGTTTGCACGGATCGATTTACATCTTTTAAAAATATGCAAGGACTTGTTGTATTTGCTctgaaaggacttttttttgaTGCAACACATctaaaagacacaaatgagCGGACCTGAAAGTCCTTCAGCTGGACTATGTGAGGGTGGCGCATCGTCTTGAGGATTTTAATCTCTGTGAGGAGGTTTTCTGTAGACGCCTTGTTGAGAGTCTTCTTTCCAACCACCTTCACCGCCACCACCTCCCGACTGTCCCCCTGCGACGTCATAGTGAGGAATTCAACTTCAATATCATATTCACACCAAATAAATAGGCCGATCGTCACCACTTCTACGGGGAGGTCAAGGTAGTAATGCTttaaaaagtgaagaaattaattaaatgacCTCAAAGAGTTTACTGTAGCAGTACATGTTCAACACGTTTTGACATATACGGTACCGTGAAAAGGTTTTCGCCCATTCTTGGTTCCTTATTTTTACGCacacttaaatgtttcagaTCTTACACCTTTTTTTATATTAGAGAAAGGTAACGAGAGTAAATAGAATGAGcagttattaaattattttatttattacggGAAAAAAATATCCCCATGTGAAAAAGTAATTGCCCTGCAATCAGGCCTTTTTCGATAACCGGCCATGAGTCTTTCACATGAATCATTGTCCTGCTGCAGAACCCAAGTGAGGTCACAATCTGACGGTCAGACATTGGACAGGGatcattttcttctcttaataaattaaaaagtgcCCGTCGCATTTACTCAGGTTCTCTTTGTCTAACATAAAATATATGATTGATTGATAATCTGAAACATATGCAAAGTGGCTGTATGCGACTCTCCCTCTTACTGACCTTCCTGTAGGCTTTGTAGACTGTGGCGTAGGTGCCTCTGCCCAGCCGCTCCGTGAGGATGAAGTCGGACAGTTTTGGAGGAGCAAAGCTGGAGGCCATGCTGACCACAGCGACATTCAATTCCCGGTCTGGGCTGGTATTCAAGATCAATATGCTATTTACACTAACACAATGGCTTGGTGTCTAGCTTTCCAtggggaggtcagaggtcaaggtcAGCTGCAGAATAGTTATAACTTTAAACCTGTAGGGACATGGAGGGGATGCATTAAAACAGTTTTATCTGAACAGGTTTATCTGACaccattcaaattcaaaacagTTATGAATATAAGTGAATCATTGCAAATCATTCACAGATATAACAGTAACGTTAGCATTTCTTTTACAATGTAACGTTAATCAAGTGGCACCATTTCTTTATGATGACAAAGTTCAAAGTTCACAGAACTGGTCTGCTGGCTACTGTCGCCCCACTGGTGCAGAATACACGCCTAATCGCAGCTCCTTAAATGTACCCCGTATCCCGGTGTGCTTTAGCCTTGGTTGTGGCTAAGAACACAGAGTTAATGTCCGGGTTAATGCACTGAATGAGGGAAATACACATTTGAGAGCTAGCTAAGTTTTAGCTAACCGTTTGTTAGCACTCTCTGTTTTGGCAAATGACGGTTAGCAACGAGCTAGTGTTAAACACCTGCTGAACGGTGGTAGTACACCTGGAGCCAAAAGTAGAAGCGAAGCAGGTTTAAAACATGAAGGGACATAGCGGTCACGTACCTGTAGGCTGACAGACCCACATCACCAGAACAGAAAGTGAGTGTTTACATGTCTGTACTGCAGTGGTCAGATGAGTTTCAAACGCATCAGAAAATACTTTACTGCCTCCTAGTGGCGACAATTCATTACTGCGAAATATCTGCCACTATTCAGCAgagttgtttaaaataaaaaataattaagagCTTCCAAACGCAGACCGCAAAAGTAACTACCTTGAATATAAGAATGCTGTAATAATTCATAACTTttaccaaatgttttgttttgtcaggcAGCTAGTGTTAGTTAGCGTTATATTCCCCCAGGTGTCCCCCTACATGTTACTTGTCGTTTggttgattttttaaattaaactcacAAGCAAagcacacgaacacacacaccgctctaACATGTGTCACACGTTGTGATTTCGATGGCGTCAGCGGTTTTATTTTCCAAACTACCTCACCGGAAGTGAGCTAGCAATGCCGCTCGTCATTTAAAGATGGCGGAGTGCTTGGCCGCACGCTTGTCTGCTCAGGAGGAGCAAATTCGGCTCCTCTCCAGGGAAATCTCCACCCTCCGTGATGGACTCAGCACAGGCGTGGCTGCCGCCGGTCTCGCCTCGGGGGTCTCCCCAGAGCTGGAGTGCCTGCGGGCCGAGAACGAGAAGCTCCGCTACCGGCTGCTGCACCTCCGGAGGGGTCTGCGggcggagctggaggtggaggcggaggagggcaACCAGCGACAGGTGAAGTGTGGCAAAGCTGCGGAGAAAACCAGCAGCAATGAGCAGCGGACAAACAAACCTACGGAGAAAAGGGTAAtgcttgttttaaaatgtgtaatatgATGCGAGTGGTTGGTGCTGCTCCTTTTGGGCCCGATGACAACCAACACCCCGTTTCCCAGAAATCCCTGCGCCACTCAATGCAACCGTGTTTGTTTACAGGGGGGCAAACCGGAAACCAAGCCAGGTGACAACAAGAAGGACAAAAAGCAGGATAAGGTCCGAGGAAACGCAGCCGTGACCGAGGTGAAGCACAGGTTCCCCCAACAGGCTCACATCCTCTACTATTCATGTCAACAAAGAATCTTCTCAAGGGCtcagttattgttgttgttgcaacaCAGGGATGCACAAAGACCATAACTGACCCCATGGAAACACAGTGCATGATGAGCAGATTGGCGTCGTAGGGAATGTCGACCGCAGCAAAAATAATTCCTTATATTATGGCCGATATCCTCGCAATTTAGAATTCGGGTCGCGGGGGGctacagctccagcaggggggcccagacttccctttcctgggccacatctaccagctctgactgggggatccccaggcgttcccaggccagtgtagagatataatctctccacctggtcctgggtcttccccggggtctcttcccagctggacatgcctggaacacctcccaagggaggtgTTCCAGGGGGCATCttttaccagatgcccaaaccacctcaactggctccttccaacgcaaaggagcagcggctctactctgAGCTCCTCATGAAtagctgagcttctcacccttctatctctaagggagatgccagccactctcctgaggaaacccatttcggccgcttgtacctgtgacctagttctttcggtcatgacccatccttcatgaccataggtgagggtaggaatgaagatagACCGGTAGattgagagctttgcctttcggctcagctcttTTTGTCACAgcggtgcggtaaagcgagtgaaacaccgcccccgctgctccgatgCTCCGGCcgagctcacactccatcttcccctcactcttgaacaagaccccgaggtgcttgaactccttcacttgggctaaggacacattccctacccggagcaggcaatccatcggtttcctgctgagaaccatggcctcagatttggaggtgctgatcctcatcccaaccCCTTCACTCTGAtgcgaaccgctccagtgagagttggaggccacAGAGCgaggatgccatcaggaccacatcgtctgcaaaaagcaaCGACAAaatccgcagccccccccccccccccccccccgcgaacTGTagagcctcctcccccccgacaACGCCTCAATATCCTGTCAATCGCCATGGCTGCTCCTTAGCACCAGTCGTAAAGCTCTGGTCATGCTTTT carries:
- the ulk3 gene encoding serine/threonine-protein kinase ULK3 encodes the protein MASSFAPPKLSDFILTERLGRGTYATVYKAYRKGDSREVVAVKVVGKKTLNKASTENLLTEIKILKTMRHPHIVQLKDFQWDAENIYLIMEWCSGGDLSCFIRSRRILPERVARRFLQQIACALQFLHERNISHLDLKPQNIVLSGSVLKLADFGFARYMSPWDEQSVLRGSPLYMAPEMVCRRQYDSRVDLWSVGVILYEALFGRAPFASRSYAELEEKIRSNQPVELPPGVGVSKDCRDLLLRLLERNPDARITFAEFFAHPFVDMEHMPSSDSLVKAKELVTQAVQKDQEGQWSAALSFYCSALEHFVPAIHYEVDRQRQAALRQTVRQYVSRAEELKALVASDNRLSFEETRTARDVLREMSPDQPRLLAALEVASAAIAKEESGGDDLEALDVYQQCLGELLLALAAEPQGRRKELLHSEIQSLMTRAEYLKKHIKMQETQRDASLDRDHLADSVRGSCCLQ